ATTATATTGAACAATTCACTGAATAAGGGGATAAACTATCCTGTGTTcgttaattaataattaatgcaattttattttggttCTCCAGTGTTTATTACAGATTTTTGTGTCGATGGGTGACTGGAATACTTTAAATAACAATAGTGGATACTTTTCTCCGTACGTATGATTAATTAATTATATTTGTAAGGGTATATTGCATGAATTGATCAAGCTGATGAGCCTGTAATCTCAGTAATCTAACCTATGGTCCTTGGGCCGACACAAGGTGAAGGGCAGGGCCACTGTTCACCCTTCGGCTACAGTAATTTTTATCAATGTTGTACATGACCTTTAAATTTTAGTATCAGGTGTCTCACTTTATAAACTGTAATCGTATTATCAGTGTGTATTGTAAGAAATGTGATTTTGGAAGTCTACTTATGTGTTTTTATAATTAACTGTAACAGCATGAAACCAAATATTACAATTTGTGATCAGAGTCGGAGCTCTAAACATCAGTATGACATATACATTCATTATATTCGGTAATTATCTAAATCAAGGGATAACTGTAAATGATCTTGTGTTTGTTAATTAAAAACTACTGTattttcgattttgttttccagtGTTTATTGCACAGATTTTTGTGTCGATGGGAGATTGGAATACTTTAAATTTAGAACAGTAgatgtttttttattatcagATTGATTGTGTTTCTAAGTGTATACTGAATGAGTTGACCTAGCTGATAAGCCAGgaatctgtcacatatggtcctCGGGCCGACATTTTTTTCCCTGCGGTCCCTGCATGGAGGACAGTTCAGGGGAAAGCGATTCCGCGATGAAATCTCTGGTTGCATCTTCGAGGTAAATCTTGAAACCACCCCAGAAATACCGCAAAACAATGGCCAATCAGATCGTGTCCGATGACCATaacgcttctgattggttctgaACCGACTCGGAGTCAGCTGCACGTGGGATtgccattattttcatttaccGTGACCAACAGCCGCTCTAAAAATAGACAATACTATAAACTGATCGGCTTCGTTTAGGGTTGTCCACCTTATGCCTGCATTATTTTGAGCATAATAGTGAGGCAAAAGAATCAAGCATTATGCTGGAATAAtagtgctaaaaaaaaaacgaatattGTAAAAGCTGAGAAGAGTTAATAATATAAGCATCCATTTCTTTGAAACTTTATCTTTGACAAAACTTGCCTAAAACAATAGGATTTCCATTAGACACCCCTCAGAATCAGAAATTTCTTGACTCAAAAATTCAAAGATAACTACACGTTCAGAAATCAAGTTAGCCCATGGGCAGAGCCAGGTTCCCGGCATGTCAATACCAGCCCTGGTCATGAATGAGCCAAGTGACAATTCTGCGctgttttttcagtttttttgtctgtttttattAAATGACGCGCGTAATTCACGGATGTGTTGCCCGTTGCTCAGGTCTGTTCATTTATCTTACTTATTTTTGGGTTTATTGAAAGGAGCTTAATGGTGATGCTCTTTAAGCACACTTTTCCTGAGCATAAATAGCATATAATTAGCATAATAGCGTCAAACCATTCAGCATGATGTGGACAACTCTAGCTTAGCTCATTACACTCTACATCAAGAATTCTCAACCATGGCACGATCTGTAAGAAAAATTTAAGAGTGGATGCCTGCAAATCTCAAACAGGAGGTAGCAAACCATGAAAAATTGATATCGCTCGTACTTTCAGGTTAGAGAGAGTAATGTCTTTGGGGAATCATAGTATAGTTCGTTTGccaatattgttttattttggcgAAAAATGACAATTACCCACACCGACAGCACCGATGTCGACTAGACGGGCGATTCTAGGTTTCACTTTAGTGACTGAAGCGCCTCTGACCAAAAATAAGTCTTAATTCATATTTAACAATCCCTTGTCCATTGTTTAGATGTCTTCAGGAGCAAGGAAGCACATCTAAGTTTTATGAATAATTATATTCTCGGTGGCGGTATTTTTTGTGCTAAAAAGTGGGTCTTACAAAATACCTCATAACGAATGTGCCCTTTCTTCAAATCCTTTGAATGCCTGTGAAGCGAATGTTGAAATATAGGTACTTCGGTTGATgtaaagaaatctctgggcaaatcTTTGTGCGGACGCTTCAACCTCTTAAAATATGATGAAATTATACTAGTCCGGTGAACTTCGAGGTCAAGACAGGGTAAAACATTATCTGTGTTATCCGCCCTATCAGAAGGTTAGAAATCAAAGCACTGTCAGTTTCAAGCAATCCATATCTGTATCTgtttctttcaaaaataccacaATTGTGGATCGTCTGGTCTTGAAAAGCTACCGAAACATATCGCTAGATTCTCAACAGCTTTTGCCGCATGTCAACGCAAAAACGGCGTTcgataattttcatttttctccaaaataacaaatatttaaCCAAACAAACTATACCATGATTTCTCCAAGACATTACACTTTCGACTAAAAAGTATTAGCGAAatcgattttcaattttgtctgatttttacggacatccaCGCTTAAGAAAacgtgaaaaaaaattcatgataTGTCTTCCATATCAACTATTTCCCTTGAGTGATGAGGTATCTGACAGCAATTGTTAGGATTAGATTTTGTAAAAACAATCAATCCCCAATTTTTGATGGAAAGGGACCATAAATAGGAGCTAGAAGCACATTCGGTGAAGCGGCATCCtgtaaagaacgaggtatatctGTTCATAAGCAAATTAGTGGACGGGTATTAtgtaataggccactttcaaaaataccataacactctttgtttgtcccaaaattttgcttaaatattgcttttattttctcttgggaccatagtaAGTCCCGGGAAAAAATGGAAACGATGTTTATGCCAAATTTTGGAcgaacaaacaaagagtattagtGGCCTATGTCGTCCACATTCGCTTCAATAAGCGGCTACGTGTAAAGAAGTTCAAGGcttcaaaatctaaggaaactTTTTCGTCCATTTGCTTTCTTGTGAAAACCACAAGCGTTGTGTTTGACGTTTCCCTTTTGCCACAAACTCGATGCCTGAACCACTCAGTATATGCGTCTTCTTCAGCTGATGCTCATGTCACGGTTTTTAGGACTCTACTCTAGTTTTGCCGTTTTAACTTCTTGGCCATATAAAGGTATTTTTTAAATATTGATGTCGAATTAAAACTGTTtgatattgatatatatatGAAGCGAATGTTTGTCACTTTTTTGACTAAATGTAGATAATAATAGCAATTTttgctttctgcagttattttattttagtttaTCTTTTTCGACTGATATTTAAAAGCGATTGAAACAAACAGCAAGAACGATATaaaggtattttttttaatattgataTCGAATTAAAACagtttttgatatttatatATCTATGAACTGACTGTTTCTCTTTTTTGACTAAATGCAATAATAGCAATTTGTGCTTTCtgcagttattttattttattttatctttttcaaCTGATATTAAAAAGCGATTGAACAAACAGCAAGAAAGGTTTTCTACTACGGTGTGATGTTGGACCTTCTAGAATCTTGCTGGCTATCTTTTTAATTAAGAAGCAATTTCTTTTCCTATTGTCAGGGTCTTAACGAGGTGAATTTTTTGCTAGCTGATTCCATATTTTTGCCCCGCAAAATGTTGACCCGTGATCCCAAAAACGGTGAGAATTTTGATCCCTGAACACGCTTTTATTGTCATCCTGATCCCTGATTCCATGAAAGACACGGCTGATCCCGATCCCACGCCTTGTGATTCCACATCCCGGCCTTGTGGTCCCTGATCCCAGCCCTTCCCTGAACACATATGCCTCGTTAAAATTTGCTAAGAAATGATCGATTCTGCTCCGGCATATCGTGACGTATTACATAGAGGAATTGTTTGTAGTGCAGATGGTAAATATAAAACATACAACATAAAGAAGGTCAAACCAACGAGCCTCCATTCGTTAACGTTAATTGTTTAAGTAATTCGCTATTAAGATGATCTGATTATCCTTAATTATTTTAGTCTCCGAACTGCAGTCATTCCAAAATCCATGAGAAATCAACTAACTTAGTTGCTAATGTCCTGTATTGCCTCGCGCATGTTTCGACAATGTATTACAATATCAACGCCGGGAAGGGCTATAATAGGTCATTAAATAGCTAGGTATGGGTATTTAGGCGGGAACAAACTGAATTTCAGGTTACACAATTAccaaacaatagcaaaattGAGGTTACAGAGTTAATCAAACGCCTACCCAAGAAAACAATTGACATGAAAGAATCAATACAAGTACGTAATTATGGCTGAGATAATAGTAAACCATTTCCGTAACTGATAATCTTTTGATTTGCCAAATTTATCATGTCTTCAATTATGCAAGAGAAAACATTAACAACAACGACGGTATGAACAAAACAACATTAAGTTGTCAGAACTTGTGGTTCTAAGAATTAACTCATTTCTTACACATTACCTTAGGAAACTAAAAATGAATCATCCTATATCAAAGCCACTGAAGCGAACCAgcgtttttttcaatttgtctaAGCGAAAACTGATGAGTAACTTTACGTCATTTGTTATTCCTGGATCACAAAGAACAATTTGATGTAAAATAAACAAGGCGCTTTATACTATGCCATTCAAACGCGACCAGTTACAGAAACCCTCGTGTTTCATTAACCACGACAAGACAAAGACATAATAGGACAGGGATGATAGCTTTGAAACTGATTAAAAAATAAGGTAAAAGGGTAGTAGACGAAGATATATTCAAAAAAGATTCTCTAGGGCTTAGAATGATAAGCAATTTTTAATGAAAGCGAGCTAATATAGACTCTTTTTCCAAGTTTACAAGAAGGTCGGACCGGTTGATCATCACACAAACGAATACCCTCTGTATTTGCAATATAAACCGCAGATGATGTTATTTGTCTGTAACCACAACAATCGATTGGTAGAAAATATCGTTGAACTTGGTTTCAACCAAAAAAATCCTTTGATGtaatttgattaaaaaaaaaccccaTACGTTAAGCAACATACAAGAAAAGCAAACTGAATCGCACTTATACGTTACATAGGAATTCTTCTACTAGATATCTGTGGAAGAGAAATTAACCTTGATTCTCTCCTTATCagagaaaaataatgatttatCCTGAACTTTTCGGAACTTCGTCTGAAGTTAatcaaaaatatcaaaaattaaagatattGTCGTTTGAATTCCTTTTTCCGATAATTAAAATGGCATTTTAACGTCCCATTCCTTTAGCGCTTTTATTATATTAGTGTAATACCTCAAGCTTAAAGTTTGGCTTCGCATTTTAGTATAAACTATTCAAATAAAATGTTCGAGTTAAACGAACTCAAGATTTTCCAATGAACTTTAAACGTCAATGAAGCAAAAATTTTGGCTTAAAATGTAAATTCGTCGAGAGTCAAATATAATTttagaaacatttcaaaataaataaagaacgGCACAAAAACATGTTTAGATTCTTTATATTGAGCATCAATTCAAGAAACACGCAGTATTGTGGAGGCTTTAAAACTAAGAGAACCATTGAAATCGATCAGAACTATTTCAGCTTCGAGCAGAGTTCATACAAGGTAGTAACAAGCAATCATAGTCATGAAGCCATCTGGTGCCTTCCTTAGCCTTTGTGTAGTTTTACTCAGCCTTGCAACCCACTGTTTTTCCTTCCCAAGTGATTCCCTGAGGAGAGACGCCCATAGTGGTAAGTAAATAGCACTTAAAATAATCTTTTGTTCCTGGATTTATTGAAAACGTACTCAACACAATAATCAATTCTGCAGTCAGGTTATCAGCTCACAATTAACGAAAGCCACAAGTTGAACGACTGAGATAAAAACTGTGCTAACCCACATTTATTAACTCTGCAAATAAATAGTTCGCATTGCCCGCAAAGAGTAAGGTTGGTGAGAAATAAATGCATCGTATATAACAAATTAGCACTACACCAATTAGCCTCTTGGAGTCCAAAAATCGTCGTCAAAGCTTTTTGAACTTAAGGGGACTCAAAGACTCAAATGCAAGGTTTCAATTTCGAAATTTCTCAAGGTTCAGTGGAAAATGCCAGAAACAAAATTCAGCATATCTGTTAACTTACCGCTTTTTATGTGTTTTGCCACCGAATTTATGCTTAGCCTATCTTGATCTTTCTAAATAAAAGAATATGTTGTATATGTAAACAGATTGTGAAGAATTCGTAGCATCAGATTGGAGCACAATTTTTGCCAAAAGTACATTCGTAACGTCATTACGTGATCATTATACTGCATGCCTCTCAGGCTAGTGAACAAAATGTTATAGCGGCATTAAAACTGAGTTTCTAACATCAAGAAAAAATAGAAgtgaaagaaaatattaaacaaGCCAGGAATCCTTATACCAGATGTAAAGAAGGACAGCCTCTATTCCtttatctctctctctcttgcaTGATTGAGTACAGGACATATTCGCCACTGAGTAGTTGAGAGTTGATTCACCCTGTATTGGTATTCACACTCTTAGCAATTTCTCTCCTTTTGAGCTTTTCCTTTTTTACGACtatcaaaaccgaaaaaaaagttaattcgATGTCgttctcttttcctttctatGAAAAGACACCAATGCATTAAAAAGTAGAGATCGGCGTCAGGCTCCAGCACCCCAGCTCTCGTGTGGAGGGGTTTTGTATAATCCCGCAGCAGAGATGTGCTGTCACGGAAATGTAGAGCCCAGAGTGGGAGCATCGCCTATGTGTTGTGAAAGTTCCTCGTACGACCCGTCCACTCAGATGTGTTGTGAAGGTACTGTCTCGAACAAGCCACTGGGAATCGCAATGTGCTGCGGCAGTGAGGCATACGATGCAAACAGTCAGATATGCTGCAATGGCAATATAAATACCAAGGCAACCGGCCCAAAAGCCCAACCGGGATGCTGTGGAGAGTTCTCATATGATGCAGCTTCTCAGTTGTGTTGTGACAGCCATCCCGTGCTAATGGTTGGTTCATTACCAAGCTGCTGTGGTCGAAATGGATACGATGCTAACACATCGTTGTGTTGTGGTGACAACAACGTCGCGTTTGTGTCCGGGCCCCAAGCTGCGTGCTGTGGGGACATGGGTTATAACAGAAACACTCACTTATGCTGTGACAGCAACGTTTTACCGATGCCAGCGATGGGAGCATGCTGTGGTAGCTGGACCTACAGCCAGCAAACTCATCTGTGCTGTGAAGGTGTTCAACTTTACAAAGGCATGAATACAGGTTGCTGTGGAGCGGTTGGATACAACCAGGTGAATTCCTTATGTTGTGAAGGCACTGTCGTACCGAAATCACCTTCAAAGCCCGTTTGCTGTGGTACAACGTCTTACAATCCATTGACCGAATTGTGCTGTGATGGAATAGCCTTTTTTAAAACAGGATTTATAAGACCGACTTGCTGTGGAGGAGCCATCTACGATGCAACTGTTGCAAGATGCTGTGACGGAGTCCCTACGTACAATGTAGCATCTTGTGCAGGACTAGCATAGGAAGCATTCCGCAACTGCTTGATATTGCTTCCAAAATATAAGGCAAACCGTGGCAGAACTATTGAAAAGCTCGAAGTAGTTGAACGTTGATGAACAACACACCAGCGGAAAATTAAACAGGCGCTGTAGTTTTCATTTCTACTCTACACATAACAATCTTTGCGTTTGAAGAAAAATATAGCGAGTTAATGGATTAACAGCAGGGATGGATAGATAGATGGATAAGTGagtgaagaaagaaagaatggaaaaagaAGTATACCTTAGCTTCATAAACTTTTTTTGACTTGTGTTGTCATTTTTACGAGCGACTTTCCAATAATCTCTGGAAAGGCAAAGCTACAGTAAACTTTGGACTTATGGTTCTATTGATATCACTCCAGTTCATTAAACTTCATAATTTTTAGTTTGTTTGGGAACATTGATTAGGTGGACATTTTTTGACAAACTTGTCTCGTAGCCTGCCTATTGGACATAAACAGTACCTTGAATATGTATGAAcgcattttgttttccttttatcCTAAAAAAATTTGTTAATTCATTAAAGTACATATAATTAGCTTCGTATGATACGCGTTATCTGACTTCTTTCTCATTTCCCATGATTTTTTAATTGAACATTTGAATCAACTGAGACGTAGCTATACTCTTTTTAGTGTACGCACAAAAAAAGGACATAGAGCACTGAAGGTACTAACAAATACGAGGTCTGccacccccccctcccccattaAAGACGAAAAACTGCTATTTTTACCCTTTCCTGCGATTAAGTTTTAATGAATTAAACAAGTAAAATTTCACAcaatttaagcatttttttattcAACAGCATTAATTTTAGCAAGCAAAAACGCGGCGGCCGGGAATCAGCGACGTGTAGCATATAGTTTGTCCCTTCTTATTTTTACACAATGTACTTTGtatgcatgtttacaaagagttaACCCTTTAAGGTCCCATTTTGTTATTTCGAACAgtttttttacacaaaacaaCTTTTAGAATAGTTTTTCACGTGATTTTGGCATTTATAAGTTTTGACCCCAACacaccattttgcaaaggctatagcctttgcatgggctaatATGGTCGACTTTCAAAGTCGTGTCACTActggaatatttaatgttttttcgagcggttttttgcgcagaacaactatAGTGttaatgggctatagcctttgtaagatggccgattttcaaaatcgtctcatttcttcaatatttgatgttttttcgaacggttttttgcagacaacacttccaatgttcttgtagaatggtttttaacAGGTCTTaaggatttttattttttgacccaaactgaccattttgcgagggctataccctttgcatgggctatagcatttgtaagatggccggttttcaaaatcgtgtcactactggaatatttggtgttctttcgagcggttttttgcacagaacaactcttatgttcttgtagaatagtttttcacatgtttttggcatttataatttttgacccaaaccgaccattttgcgaagactatagcctttgcatgggctatagtctttgcaaaatggtcgattttcaaaatcgtgacactactggaatatttggtgttttttcgagcggttttttgcacagaacaactctaatgatcttatagaatagtttttcacatgtttttggcatttataatttttgacccaaaccgaccattttgcgaaggctatggcctttgcatgggctatagcctttgtaagatggccgattttcaaaatcgtctcatttcttcaatatttgatgttttttcgaacggttttttgcagacaacacttccaatgttcttgcagaatGGTTTTTAACAGGTCTTtaggatttttaatttttgacccaaacagagcattttgcaaaggttatagcctttgcatgggctatagcctttgcaaaatggccgattttcaaagtcctcttatttctcgaatatttgctgtttttaggaacagttttttacacaaaacaactctaatgttcttgtagaatgttttttcacatgtttttggcatttataatttttgacccaaaccgaccattttgcgaAGACTATAGCccttgtatgggctatagcctttgcaaaatggccgattttcaaaatcgtgtcactactggaatatttggtgttttttcgagcggttttttgcacagaacaactcttatgttcttgtagaatagtttttcacatgtttttggcatttataatttttgacccaaaccgaccattttgcgaAGACTATAGCccttgtatgggctatagcctttgcaaaatggccgattttcaaaatcgtgtcactactggaatatttggtgttttttcgagcggttttttgcacagaacaactcttatgttcttgtagaatagtttttcacatgtttttggcatttataatttttgacccaaaccaaccattttgcgaaggctatagcctttgcatgggctatagcctttgtaagatggccgattttcaaaatcgtctcatttcttgaatatttgatGTTCTTTCAAACGGTTGTTTGCACACAACActtccaatattcttg
The nucleotide sequence above comes from Acropora muricata isolate sample 2 chromosome 12, ASM3666990v1, whole genome shotgun sequence. Encoded proteins:
- the LOC136893439 gene encoding galaxin, translating into MKPSGAFLSLCVVLLSLATHCFSFPSDSLRRDAHSDTNALKSRDRRQAPAPQLSCGGVLYNPAAEMCCHGNVEPRVGASPMCCESSSYDPSTQMCCEGTVSNKPLGIAMCCGSEAYDANSQICCNGNINTKATGPKAQPGCCGEFSYDAASQLCCDSHPVLMVGSLPSCCGRNGYDANTSLCCGDNNVAFVSGPQAACCGDMGYNRNTHLCCDSNVLPMPAMGACCGSWTYSQQTHLCCEGVQLYKGMNTGCCGAVGYNQVNSLCCEGTVVPKSPSKPVCCGTTSYNPLTELCCDGIAFFKTGFIRPTCCGGAIYDATVARCCDGVPTYNVASCAGLA